The genomic interval CCTCTTCCTCAGCCACCCCCACACATAGGCAAGTCTACCTAGAAATGCTCTGGAGTTCGGCCTCATCCCTCCATCCCCCCTGCTGCAGCTGTCCCCTAGCCGCTGGCCTCAGCCTTTGGATCCAGCTTTCCAGTGCCTGCCAGGGTAATCTTCCCTAAAAAACAAATCTGATCGTGTTACCCTCCCGCTTACAAGCAGCCTTACAAGCCTCTGGCCTGGGGGTGAAGTCCAAGCTGCaatcccagtcaggccacagcCTACCTCTGCACGACACCCCACGGCTCTTGGAACCCGCAGGTCTTCCCACAAATACGAGAGAATACCCCTTCCCCAGCCTCTCCTTGGCTCCTTGAAGCCAGGGACAGAAGGAAGCACAGGCCATGCCTGAGCTTTTCTGCTTCGTCCCCACCGAACACCCTGTTCTGCTGCTCACAaacttctctttcccctctcagGACTTGGCCCGTGCCTGTCCCTCTGTcgggttcctgtctctctttgctTGGCAGACTACGGAGCTTTCAGATCAGACTGCCCATTCTGAATCCCACACACACTGTAAGATAAGTTGTATCACCTCGCTGGATCTTAGTTTAATCATCcttaaaatgggaaaatacagtacatCTAGTTCTCAGGGCGGTTGGGAGGATCATACAAAATAACACAAGTAAGGAACCTAGTCCAGACGCCAGAAAGAGTCAACGCCCCCCCACCAAGACATGGTGGCTCTTATTATTCCCACCTCTATCAGCTTCTGTGCGGCCTCTTCCTTGAAGCCGGCCAGACGACAGGCAGGGTCTGAGCTCTGTCTTCTGGAAGGGGCTGCTCAGTTTAACTAGGCTTCACACCCTCCAGGCTATACTTCAGTTTACTCTTCATTCAGTGAAGAGCTCCTCAAGGCAGAGATGGGGTTTCTCCTATCTCTGTCTTCTCAGCACCAGGCACCAGCCTGGCCCAGAGCCCATAACCTTTAAACCATGGCTGACTGACCCATCTATGCCCTGGCAGATGAGACTCACCATCTTGCTGAAGTGGTATTTGCAGTAGCCGCAGTACTTGACATTGTCAACCTCTAGCACTTCTTCCTCGCACAGCAGGCCTGCCATTTGGGCACTAATCAAGAGAGATCAGCctgagaagggtgtggccacaaaCCAGACCAGCCTCCTCCCTTCTACCCGCCTCTCTTGGAACCCCACTTGGGCAAAGCCAAAGCCATCCAAGAAAAGTACTGTCATGATCACCAAAGGGACAGCAGCTAGGATGAGCCTGTCCAGTGGCCATCTATGGCAAACTTTGGAGAGAGTTGGTACCGCTGGCCTGGGATCCCAGAGAACCCTGGAGTGGGAGgcttgggggcaggcaggggtcTCACCAGGTGACATGAAAAGCTTGTCGACATCCATGGCGATTACAGGTCATGCAGGCTCCCGAGGCTGCCTTGCTCTCCCGGCCCTGCTCCTCGCAGATGTAACATGTCTGCAGGACACCCCACAAtcatcccctcctcccttccaccTCAGATACCCCTCAATTCCACCCTCTCCCCATTGGCCTAGGTTAGTGCTATCCACTAGAACGGTCTGTGatgatgctatagaaatgttctatACTGCACTAATACAGTGACCACGAACCACATgagctattgagcacttgaaatgtggcaagGAGCTGAATTTTAAATAgttaattttagttaatttacaTAGCCACGTGTGGCTGACAGCTACTATAATGGATAGCTCCGTCCTGCGTCTTGCGTCTGTCTTGCTCACTGGTGAGCTTATTCTCAGAGAACCTGCAATCCCACTCCCCACAGGGCTGGCTCCTCATCCTCTAGGTCTCAGCTTAACTGTCTCTTTCCTTCACCACTTTATTTAAAGAAAGCCCCACACAAGGTATTCTTTCAGTACCTTGTTTTCTTGACAGCATTTAACATAAACTGCATCTACTTTATTTgcctatttaattatatttagtcTTCCCACACAAGAGTGTGAATTCCATGGGGTAGAGTTGATCAATACTGAACACTGAGTGCCTGGTGGTACCTTGCTCTGGGTTTGACACATAGGTACTCAGTAAAATGTGTTCAGTGCATGAACTAATGAACTGCTTACTAAGGTCTACCCTCTGGCAGTACTTGAATTCCAGAACCTGACCGTATCTGTCAGTGGAAGGTGCCTACTCACTTCCTGAGTTCCCTGAAAGTGTCTGTTGGATAGAATCAAGTTACACTGGATGAAAAGAGAGGTGGAGGGACCCAGCTAGGGAGGGGACTAGTATGAGGGCATGGCAGGGACCGCTGACCTTGTTGAAGCGATCATGAGGCACATACTGCAGCACGATGGGCTCCATGGTGAGTACGTTGGCAAACTGCACCTCAGGGATGTACAGGGCACACACCACGTGGGCCCAACCTGGGGCAGTGTAGGGCAGGCCTCAGCTGCTATGACAAGCCTGAGACCCTGACCCCTCACAGACCCGCACTGCAGACAGTCCCCTCCTCCATGGCCTTCCCATCAGATCCCCATGCCAGCCGGGGAAAGGAAAATCAGCAcacccccgccacacacacactcctgcctTCCCAGACCCTGCTCAGGGGGCCTTGCTGACCTCAGCAGATGAGCCCTGGAGCTCAGGGCCCGCCTCACCTCCATTGTCAGTCCTCTTCAATGCCCCGTCTTTGTGTGGGCACAGCTCACACCTCTGCCAATGCAAGGGGGCACAGGGATTGAGGGGGCCTTTCCAAAAGGGAGTGGGGATCTGCTCACCTGCCCTCCCCAATACATTCAAGAGGCCCCAGGAGGAAATGATAGCTGTCTGTGGGGGAATGAGTTGGGGTATAGAGGAAACAGTACTGGCCACAAGCTGGTAATTGTTGAAGAGGGTGACGGGAACATGAGGTTCCTAACAGTATTTATTCCCTTTACTTTCATAcaggtttgaaattttccataataaaaagttcaaacaaacaagcaaacaaaaataaagagccCCTTGCCTGAGGTGGGGCAGAGTGAGATGGGGTTGGTGATAGGTGTGCAGGAAACAGGAAGTCCTGTGTGACAGTCCCACCCTAGTCTCAAGCTCAGAGTCCCCTAGCTTAACCAAGGAGATGCTCAGGTGTATGGgtgaaaggggggagggaaatcTCAAACTCACCACCCTGGCTGCTCGCTCCTGAGATTCACATTTCCGGCAGAACCAGGGTCCCGTGGGCACCTGGACGATGCCATAGCAagctaggggtgggggaggatagTCATGGAGCAAATCTGTCAGCAGTGGATTTTCCCAGAGTAactggggaagggggtgaggtTAAAGGACTAGAGCCAGTTCCAGCAGGGGGGGCTGCTCCCCCGTCTGGGAGTCACTCACTAGCTAGCAGGACCACAGAGAATGCCTACTAGCTGCGTAGGCCAGCCTTCAACCACACAGCCAAACACTCCAAGCAGGGGCAAGAAGTCTGAGTCCTTGACCTTAAACTCTAGAAGACCCTCCCCCATAATCTTTCAGGACCTGCAAAGCTTCTGCTGGAAATCATCcagaatagagaaaaagagagggacatTACAATAGTCAAACACGTTTTTGttgttatgggggggggggcatttcttAAAGGGCCAGTAATGGAAGAGGCAAAAGAGTTGGGGGTCTAGGGACCTCATTTTCTGCCTATAGCTATAATAGAGGTCAAAAGTCAAGGCTGAAGGCAGGTGCAGTACAGGTAACCTATAGGAGAGTGGCGGGAAGAGCAGACAGCGACAGTATTAAGGGCTCTCccaagaaggggggggggtggacagcTGGCTGTGCCAGACAGGCGGGAGATGCCAGCCTGCGCCCTCGGCAAGATTCCTTAAGGAGTTAACTCCAGAACCATGTGCTGCTGGGGGAAACTCCACACCTCCCTCTTCTCGATTCCGGCCCCCTGCACAACCTCTCTCCTACTCGCAGCTCTTACCCGGAGGATCTTAGGAGTCCCCTCTCCCCTGGgacccttctcctctcttcccaatACGCTCCTCCCAGTATCCGGAAGCGGGAGGGGGGATGACTCTCCCTTGACCTCTCCCTCCCAGAGCAGGGACCAAAATAACCAGCCAGGAGGGGACACCTCTAAGGTAAACATTCCCCTAACAGCCCCGACACTGGCAGTGCGGGGCGCGGAGAGTGCACTCATTGCCCCCTAGACTGTCTCCAAACTCCCTCAACTTGGGGTGGGGGCGCGGGACTGGAACAATAGGCAAGAAAACAATGCCTGACCCGGTCCTCCAGGACAGGGCGGGAGGAACCCCCCGACgcctcccttcctttcaggtggggtgggggaggggcgcccGAGCCCCGGGAGGTCTCCGGAGGGCGCGGCCGAGGGCGCCCAGCGCGCGCCGCCCCCGGGTCCCGCCGCCCCCCATGGGCCACCCCGTACCTTGGTGGACAGCCACGCTGCACGCGTGCCCATCACAGTAGACCAGCGGGTTTTCGGCCCAGCCCCTCTCGTCCGAACATACGCAGCAGCCTCCTACCATCTCCTTCATACTCCCATGAGCTCCCtccggggctggggcggggggccGGCCGGCGGGGGTCGGGGGtcagggggggagggagggagcggggGGCCGCGCGCCTCCtcgctccctcctcctcctcctcctccgccgccgccgccgccgccgcttcttttctttgcctccttcctcctcctcggcgtcctcctcctcctcctcctcgctcGCTTGGTCTGGCCGCCCCCCCCGCCGTGCTCTCGCCCTCATGCCCCGAcgggcccccccgccccccaacaaTGAGACCCGCGCGCCGGACTCGCCCGCTCCGCGCCGCGCGCCCTGCTACCAGGGCCGCCCAGCCGCCGCGCAGCCCGGGCCCGGCGGGGGAGGCGCCGAGTGGCACATCGCGGGCGCCCGCCCCGCGCCGCCCGCTCACGCGCCGCCCCCCCGGCCCCCCTGCCCGGCCGCGGCAGCCATGGCCGCGCGCCTCCGCTTGCTCGCTCCCGgcccgcccgccgcccgccgcccgccgccgGGTAAAGTCTTAGGTTCAGGGAACAAAGCCTGGCTTGGTAGGGAGCTTTTCGCTTGCTCGCTCCACACTAATTGTCTCTCGTTCTTTCTCTCTGTAGTTCTCAGTTGGTGCCCCTGAGTCCTCCCTCTGTCTGCCCTTGGGTCTCCGCCCCTGGTCCGATTCTCCAGCATCGTACACCCAGGTCTTAGTTTCTGCGGCTGTTCTTCAAACACAAGCAAACGGGAGTGGAGAGCAGGGGAAGGGGAGCGAGAAGAAGCAGGAACAACTTGGGTCACTTGCTCCTtggtggctggggggggggggggctttttggATTTCGCTCGTGCGCACTTTCTTCGGAGACCATTCTGGAGAGTAGACACTCCATCCAACAAGcagacatttattcattcaacaagtatttattgaatgtttactgCGTGCAGCAGCTGGGTAGAGCTGCGAACAAAACAGGTATTACTGCCCTCGGGGAGCTTCCGGTCCAGCTCCTGGAGACACACCCCCGCACGCACAGAGACTCATAACCCTTAGAGGCACACCAAGTCACCCTGACACACAAATTCACTCACAGTCTCATCCACTCACACCACCTGCCCCACTCAGGGACATTCAAACCCCAGGTCCAGTCCCACAGCGCGCTTAGAGACCCACGCGAGTTAGAGACCCACGCCTACGGAAGTAGTCGCAGACGAGTTACACTTGACCTCAAAGGCACGCAGACACACAACATAAACTCACACACAGGACCCCAAAGAATTAGAGCCCCTGAAATTGGATCTGGGAAGAAGTGAGGGGGTGTCAGCCCGAAGGCTTCATCCCCAAGACCGGTGTGAGCAAAGGAGATGAAATCTGACCCCCCACAAACTTCCCAAAGAGGGTGGACGCCTAAAGGGACCAAAGGTCACACTCCCTCATTGGAAGGTGCGGTGGCGGAGGAGAGAAGGCAGCTCTGGGGGTCTTCAGCGACACTTCAAAGACCTGTCGGCCAGGAACGCttcctgcggg from Saccopteryx leptura isolate mSacLep1 chromosome 2, mSacLep1_pri_phased_curated, whole genome shotgun sequence carries:
- the LOC136392282 gene encoding uncharacterized protein; protein product: MPRRAPPPPNNETRAPDSPAPRRAPCYQGRPAAAQPGPGGGGAEWHIAGARPAPPAHAPPPRPPCPAAAAMAARLRLLAPGPPAARRPPPVLSWCP